The Amycolatopsis mongoliensis genome includes a window with the following:
- a CDS encoding S1 family peptidase, with protein sequence MASIQYTAPKYGITNAKPWCGGALAFRSWVVTNAHCMTDMPAEVAAAVTNGQHFAAGATSIPMSDRQFSVRVGSHDRTQGGETATVTRIVVHPGWTWGATAPTDDIAMLKLDHPVNSQPIQLAPRAAQPGDRVQLFGWGADQPDGSSANLPTQLQQLATTVVDPARCADGGQTADEICTDNPNRTDGPGHGDSGGPAVKYVHGTAQLVGGCSRGTSSPYPGVAPTIYTSSPDFRSWIYDTARGVPAAA encoded by the coding sequence ATGGCGTCGATCCAGTACACCGCCCCCAAGTACGGGATCACGAACGCGAAGCCGTGGTGCGGCGGCGCGCTCGCCTTCCGTAGCTGGGTCGTCACCAACGCCCACTGCATGACCGACATGCCCGCCGAGGTCGCGGCGGCCGTCACGAACGGCCAGCACTTCGCGGCCGGCGCCACGTCCATCCCGATGAGCGACCGGCAGTTCTCCGTCCGCGTCGGCTCGCACGACCGGACCCAGGGTGGCGAGACCGCGACCGTGACCCGCATCGTGGTGCACCCCGGCTGGACCTGGGGTGCGACGGCGCCGACCGACGACATCGCCATGCTGAAGCTCGACCACCCCGTGAACTCGCAGCCGATCCAGCTGGCGCCGCGCGCGGCGCAGCCCGGCGACCGGGTTCAGCTCTTCGGCTGGGGTGCCGATCAGCCGGACGGTTCGTCGGCGAACCTGCCGACCCAGTTGCAGCAGCTCGCGACCACCGTGGTCGACCCCGCGCGCTGCGCGGACGGCGGCCAGACCGCCGACGAGATCTGCACCGACAACCCCAATCGCACGGACGGCCCGGGTCACGGTGACTCGGGCGGCCCGGCCGTGAAGTACGTGCACGGCACGGCGCAGCTGGTCGGCGGATGCAGCCGGGGGACCTCCTCGCCGTACCCGGGTGTGGCCCCGACGATCTACACGAGTTCGCCGGACTTCCGTAGCTGGATCTACGACACGGCTCGCGGCGTTCCGGCCGCCGCGTAG
- a CDS encoding aminoglycoside phosphotransferase family protein: MTDLDAEQHARAVLEHACAKAGRDATDAEVVRLGENAIFRLTDGVIARVSRPGQLAAARKEVAVARWLESVDVPAVQVADQPDQPIDVDGRAVTFWLELPPHEHGSPVQVAQALRRLHGVVPPSDLDLGPIQPFVRLAERIERASTLAEADRDWLRSRLAELRKRWDDRPGGLPECVVHGDAWVGNVVSTADGRVVFLDLERVAIGAPEWDLVHTAIKYRSFGWIGESEYQAFRTAYGHDVTNWSGFELFRDIREFRMTCMAVQVASENHRAEEQALWRLRCLQGQHGARPWNGWSALP; this comes from the coding sequence GTGACCGACCTCGATGCCGAGCAGCACGCACGCGCGGTCCTGGAGCACGCCTGCGCGAAAGCCGGCCGAGACGCTACGGACGCCGAAGTCGTTCGCCTCGGAGAGAACGCGATCTTCCGCCTGACCGACGGAGTCATTGCGCGTGTCTCGCGACCTGGACAGCTCGCCGCGGCTCGCAAGGAAGTCGCGGTGGCCCGGTGGCTGGAAAGCGTCGATGTCCCTGCCGTGCAGGTTGCCGATCAGCCGGACCAGCCCATCGACGTGGACGGCCGCGCGGTCACGTTCTGGCTGGAACTGCCGCCGCACGAACACGGCAGCCCCGTCCAAGTGGCCCAGGCCCTCCGTCGACTGCACGGCGTCGTACCACCGTCCGACCTCGACCTCGGGCCGATCCAGCCGTTCGTGCGGCTCGCCGAACGGATCGAACGAGCGTCGACTCTGGCCGAAGCCGATCGTGACTGGCTGCGAAGCCGACTCGCGGAGCTGCGGAAGCGTTGGGACGACCGCCCCGGCGGGCTGCCCGAATGCGTCGTGCACGGCGACGCGTGGGTCGGCAACGTCGTCTCGACCGCGGACGGCCGCGTCGTCTTCCTCGACCTCGAACGCGTGGCCATCGGCGCGCCCGAATGGGATCTCGTGCATACGGCGATCAAGTACCGGTCGTTCGGTTGGATCGGCGAGTCTGAATACCAGGCGTTCCGCACCGCATATGGCCACGACGTGACCAACTGGTCGGGTTTCGAGCTGTTCCGAGACATCCGCGAGTTCCGCATGACCTGTATGGCCGTCCAGGTCGCCTCGGAGAATCATCGCGCCGAAGAACAGGCACTATGGCGCCTCAGATGCTTGCAGGGGCAGCACGGTGCTCGTCCCTGGAACGGCTGGTCGGCCCTGCCGTAG
- a CDS encoding XRE family transcriptional regulator has translation MPETRITGGTVVTEPNDQLREVRERTESPQTPGECLTRSELAEQVNAWIHDRHGKTVELDGNYVGKLERGLIRWPQALYREGLRAVLGVARDADLGFRRTRRSAVSLESVNRSDFLRAALGVTAGAMVAPLAQSLITRQPTPVPSVVGQHEIDQVRTTAKLFGSWDHTYGGGLVREAVAAQLRYSAGLLNARCSERLRGDLYSAVGFLGHTAAFMAFDAYAHEDAREMFRFALGCAEQGDDWHLRAKVLSSMARQAVWCGDPDAGLTLVELAMVRADRLTPTERAMLLTARGRALAKLHRVSDAAKTIGLADEQFANANPANDPVWMSYYDAAQHSGDTGHALFDLALDGKFASEASTRLATAVNGHTAPYARSRAISGIKLASLTMRTGDPVEAARIGVRALEAAGTITSRRAADDLRELRSFAARHQRLPEVAELRNAIGNRLAIS, from the coding sequence ATGCCGGAGACCCGGATCACAGGAGGGACGGTCGTGACGGAACCAAATGATCAGCTCCGCGAGGTTCGCGAGCGCACCGAATCGCCGCAGACGCCCGGCGAGTGCCTGACGCGTTCTGAGCTTGCAGAGCAGGTCAACGCCTGGATTCATGATCGTCACGGCAAGACCGTCGAGTTGGACGGCAACTACGTCGGCAAGCTGGAACGCGGGCTCATCCGGTGGCCACAGGCCCTGTATCGCGAAGGGCTACGGGCCGTGCTCGGAGTCGCCAGGGACGCCGATCTCGGATTTCGTCGTACCAGGCGGTCCGCGGTTAGCCTCGAATCCGTGAACCGCTCAGATTTCTTGCGCGCGGCCTTGGGGGTCACGGCGGGCGCCATGGTCGCGCCGCTGGCGCAGTCACTGATTACCCGGCAGCCGACGCCGGTTCCCTCCGTCGTCGGGCAGCACGAGATCGACCAGGTTCGGACAACGGCGAAGCTGTTCGGTTCTTGGGATCACACCTACGGGGGTGGACTGGTCCGCGAAGCTGTCGCCGCCCAGCTGCGATACTCCGCCGGCCTGCTCAACGCCAGGTGCAGCGAGCGGCTACGGGGTGACCTCTACTCGGCGGTCGGCTTCCTCGGCCACACTGCGGCGTTCATGGCGTTCGACGCCTACGCGCACGAGGACGCCCGCGAGATGTTCCGGTTCGCGCTGGGGTGTGCCGAGCAGGGCGACGACTGGCACCTCCGCGCGAAGGTGCTTTCCAGCATGGCAAGGCAGGCCGTGTGGTGCGGCGACCCGGACGCCGGGCTCACGCTCGTTGAACTGGCAATGGTCCGTGCCGACCGGCTGACGCCAACCGAGCGCGCCATGCTCCTCACCGCGCGCGGACGCGCGCTCGCGAAGCTGCACCGGGTGTCGGACGCGGCGAAGACGATCGGCCTCGCCGACGAACAGTTCGCTAATGCGAACCCCGCCAACGACCCGGTCTGGATGAGCTACTACGACGCCGCCCAACACTCCGGAGACACCGGGCACGCCCTGTTCGATCTTGCGCTCGACGGCAAGTTTGCCTCGGAGGCATCGACGCGCCTGGCCACTGCCGTCAACGGACACACAGCGCCATATGCCAGGTCGCGGGCCATTTCGGGGATCAAGCTAGCGTCGCTGACCATGCGCACCGGCGACCCGGTGGAGGCCGCTCGTATTGGCGTGCGCGCGCTCGAAGCCGCCGGAACGATCACCTCCCGACGGGCCGCCGACGACCTGCGGGAACTACGTTCCTTCGCCGCACGGCACCAGCGCTTACCCGAGGTCGCCGAGCTGCGGAACGCCATCGGCAACCGGCTCGCGATCTCGTGA